From the genome of Phycicoccus duodecadis:
AGGCCCTGCGCGACGTCGTCGACCCCGAGCTCGGGATCAACGTCGTCGACCTCGGCCTCGTCTACGGCATCACCGTCGACCCGCAGAACCACGCCGTCATCGACATGACGCTCACCTCGGCGGCCTGCCCGCTCACCGACGTCATCGAGGACCAGGTGCAGCAGAGCCTCGAGGGCCTGGTCACCGGCCACCGCATCAACTGGGTGTGGATGCCGCCGTGGGGCCCCGACAAGATCACCGACGACGGCCGCGAGCAGCTGCGCGCCCTCGGCTTCAACATCTGAGCCGCGCCCCTTCCTGTGAGCACGCGCGTCGTGGAGGTCGGCCCCGACCGCTACGACCGCTGGCGTGAGCGCTTCGACGCCAACAACGAAGGCGGCCCTCAGCGGGTCGTCGGGGTCACGCGTTTCCCGCACGACCCGCTGGCCCTCCTGCTGGTGCGCCGCGGCGGCTACGCGGTCGGCACGGCGACCGGGAGCGGGCTGACCACGCACAAGAGCGGCACCCGCTACGTGCAGTCGCGCACCGCGGCCGGCGGCTGGTCGCAGCAGCGGTTCGCGCGGCGCCGGGGCAACCAGGCCGACGAGCTGGTCGGGGCCGTCACCGAGCACGCCGTGCGGCTGCTGCGGGGGAGCGGGGCGCGGGGGCTGGTGCTCGGGGGCGACCGCACCCTGGCCGAGGCCGTGCTCGACGACGACCGGCTGGCGGGGCTGCGCGACCTGCCGCGCCGCGAGCTCTACGACCTGCCCGACCCTCGGCTGGCCGTGCTCGAGCAGGCCCTGGCGCGGGCCCGGGCCGTACGGGTGACCATCGAGGAGTGAGGCCGGCTCAGAGGAACTGGGCCGGGTCGAACTCGTCGATCGGGATGATGCGCACCCGGGGGAGCCGCTCGTTGAAGGCCGCCACGTCGTACTCGAGGTCGAACGTCTCGAGCCCGCGCTCGACCAGCGGGGCGAAGAGGTGGTTGCGGAACTCGGTGAAGCCCGCGACCCCGACCCGGCGCCCGTCGAGCAGGGCCTCGACCTCGCCGACGAAGTCGCCGTCGTTGCTGACCAGCAGGGCGTCGGCGTCACGGTCCTTCAGCGCGGTGAGGGTGCGCTGGATGGCGATGTCGACGACCTTCTCGCCGGGCCCGCCCGACAGCGGCACCGGCCGGTAGCCGATCGCCAGCAGGGCCTGCACGAAGGTCATCGGCAGCTCGCTGTTGGCGGCCAGGAAGAACAGGCCGACCGCGGGCTGCCCCCAGCGGTCCTGCGCGAACTGGAGCAGGCGCTCCCAGCGCGGGCGCTCCTCGGGGCGGGGCCGGCGGCCGAGGATGGACGTGCCCAGCGTGGCGTCGATGTTCTCGCCGTCGACGAGGACGTAGGTGGAGCGCGGGGCGTCGGCCATGGCTGCAGCGTACGACCCGGTGGCTGCCGACGCGCTCAGCCGCGAGGGGTGATGCGCAGGATGACGCGGTCGGTGTGCCCGCGCCGCATCACCCGCTCGATGCCCATGACGAGGCGGAACTGGAGCTTGTACTTCGCGGCCAGGATGCGGTGGGCGTGCGCCTCGGTCTCGGCCGACTCCTCGACCACGGCGCGGCCCAGGACGACGGGCGCGCCCTCGGGGACGGTGCCGCGGCGCGAGCACGGGCGCAGCTCGACCTCGGGGTTGTGCCGCAGCCGCTTGACCTTGCCGCTACCGGTGGGGGTGGTGACGACCAGCGACCCGTCGCCGGAGTGGGCGACCCAGACCGGCGTCGCCACCGGGATGCCGTTGCGGCGGAAGGTGGTCAGCGACACGAAGTCCTCGTCGCCGACCCGGGTCCAGGTGTCGTCCATGGGCCCACTCTGTCACCCCTGGCGGCGGGCGACGGCCACGACGGTCCCGCCGGGGTCGGTCAGGACCGGAGAAGCGAGGCGAGCCGCAGCGCGGCACCATGGGACGGGAACGCACCGACGACCGGGAGGACGACCGTGAGCCCCACGAAGAAGAGGACCAGCACCCGCAGCAGCGAGGTGCTGAGCGACGCCGAGAAGGCCGCCATGAAGGAGACCGTGGCCGAGCGGCGCGCGCGGGCCAAGGGCGCCAAGGCTGAGGACGACGTCGCGGCCGTGCTGGCCGCCATCGCGAAGATGGCCGACGACGACCGTGCCCTGTGCGCCCGCCTGCACGAGGTCATCACCGGCGCCGCACCCGACCTCGCGCCGCGCACCTGGTACGGCATGCCTGCCTACGCCAAGGACGGCAAGGTGCTGCTGGCCGTGAAGAACTCCGGCAAGTTCGGGATGCGCTACACGAGCCTGGAGTTCCAGGACGTCGCGCGGCTCGACGACGGCTCGATGTGGCCGGTGTCGTGGGCGGTGCAGGAGCTCACCACGGCCGGCGAGAAGCAGGTCGCCGACCTCGTGCGGCGCGCCGTGGGCTGACCGCCCGCGCGATCAGCTCTCGACGGAGGGCACCGAGAAGGTGTCGCAGCGGTTGAGGTCGCCGCTCTTGTACCCGGTGAGGAACCAGGTCTGGCGGGACTTCGACGAGCCGTGCGTCCACGACTCGGGCGTGACCCGGCCGGTGGCGGCCTTCTGGATGGTGTCGTCTCCGACCGCCGCCGCCGCCGACAGGGCCGACTGGATGTCGGTGTCGGTCAGCGGCTTGAGGAACGGTGTGCCGCCGGCGTCGGGGACGGTGGAGGCGTGCTGCGCCCAGACCCCGGCGAGGCAGTCGGCCATCAGCTCGGTGCGCACCGAGCCCGACTCCGCGCCCTGCGGGTCCTGCTGGGCCCTGTTGAGCAGCCCCAGCTGGTCCTGCAGCGCGTGGCCGTACTCGTGGGCCACGACGTACTCCTGGGCCAGCGCGCCGTCGTCGGCCCCGAAGCGCGAGGTCAACAGGTCGAAGAAGCTGGCGTCGATGTAGACCTTCTTGTCGAGGGGGCAGTAGAACGGGCCGACCTCGTTGCTGGCCGTGCCGCAGGCCGACTGCGTCTGCCCGCTGTAGAGCACCGTCCGGGTCTCCTGCCACTGGTACTTCGAGCTCTTGAGCTCACCGGCCCAGAAGGCCTGCACCGAGTTGACGGTGCCGACCACGCGGCACTCGACGCGGGCGTTGGCGTCGGCGCCGGTCCTGCAGTCGGAGAACGCGGAGGAGTCGGTCGAGCCGCCGGCCTGCACCTGACCGGGATCCGACGTGCCGCCCCCGGTGGGGATGGACGAGGGGTCGATGCCGAACACCAGGAGCAGGATGGTGATGATGATGCCGCCGAGGCCGCCGCCCACGACCAGGCCACCGGGCGCGCCTCCACCGCCGCCACCCCCGCTGACCTGCGAGGTGTCGAGACGCGCGTTCTCGTTGAAGCTCATCGGGGGCCTCCGTCGTCACCGTGCCGGAGTCGTCCCCGGCCCGCCTTAGACTAGGGGTGACCACGCGCTGCTGGGCACCACCGTCGCTCCCGTCCGCGCGCGTCGCCCCCGACCGAAGGACCTCTTGTGATCACCGCTGCCGCCGTCGAGCTGCGAGCGGGCTCCCGCCTGCTCCTCGACGGTGCCACCTTCCGGGTCGCACCGGGCGACCGCATCGGCCTCGTCGGCCGCAACGGCGCCGGCAAGACCACGCTCACCAAGACCCTCGCGGGGGTCACCCAGCCGGCCGCGGGCACCGTCACCCGCTCCGGCGAGGTGGGCTACCTGCCCCAGGACCCGCGCACCGGCGACCTGCACATGACGGCGCGCGACCGCGTGCTGTCGGCTCGCGGCCTCGACACCATCGTGCGCGACCTGCGCGCGGCCGAGCACTCGATGGCCGTCGAGACCGGCGAGAAGCAGGAGCGGGCGATGCGCCGCTACGGCCGCCTCGACGCCGAGTTCACCGCCGCGGGCGGCTACGCCGCCGAGTCCGAGGCCGCGCAGATCGCCGCCGCCCTGGGTCTCGAGGAGCGTCACCTCGACCAGGAGATCGGCACGCTCTCGGGTGGCCAGCGGCGCCGGGTCGAGCTCACCCGCATCCTGTTCTCCGGGGCCGAGACGCTGCTGCTCGACGAGCCGACCAACCACCTCGACGCCGACTCGGTGGCCTGGCTGCGCGACCACCTCAAGGGGTACCGGGGCGGCCTCGTGGTCATCAGCCACGACGTCGACCTGCTCGGCGTGGTCGTCAACAAGGTCTTCCACCTCGACGCAAACCGCGGGGAGCTCGACCAGTACAACCTGGGCTGGAAGGCCTACCTCCAGCAGCGCGAGACCGACGAGCGGCGCCGCAAGCGCGAGCGCGCCAACGCCGAGAAGAAGGCCGGCGCGCTGATGGCGCAGGCCGACAAGATGCGCGCCAAGGCCACCAAGACCGTCGCCGCCCAGAACATGGCGCGGCGCGCCGAGCGTCTGCTCGAGGGGCTCGAGGCCGACCGCGCCCACGACAAGGTGGCCAAGCTGCGCTTCCCGAAGCCGTCGCCCTGCGGCAAGACCCCGCTGCGGGCCTCGGGACTGTCGCGGTCCTACGGCTCGTCCGAGGTGTTCACCGACGTCGACCTCGCCATCGACCGCGGGTCACGCGTGGTGGTCCTGGGCCTGAACGGCGCCGGCAAGACCACCCTGCTGCGGCTGCTCGCGGGCGTCGACACCCCCGACACCGGGCAGGTCGAGCCCGGGCACGGGCTCAAGCTCGGCTACTACGCCCAGGAGCACGAGAACCTCGACGTCGGGCGCACCGTCCTCGAGAACATGAAGTCCGCGGCGCCCGAGCTGGGCGAGACCGAGGTCCGCAAGGTGCTCGGCTCGTTCCTGTTCAGCGGTGACGACGTGCTCAAGCCCGCCGGGGTCCTGTCCGGTGGCGAGAAGACCCGCCTGTCTCTGGCCCTGCTCGTGGTCTCGTCGGCCAACGTGCTGCTCCTCGACGAGCCCACCAACAACCTCGACCCGGCCTCGCGTGACGAGATCCTCGGGGCGCTCAGCACCTACGAGGGCGCCGTCGTGCTCGTCACGCACGACGAGGGAGCCGTCGACGCGCTCGAGCCCGAGCGCATCCTGCTGCTGCCGGACGGCGTCGAGGACCTCTTCAACGCCGACTACCGCGAGCTCGTCACCCTCGCCTGACGCCGGCCCCGAGCGTGCGCAGCACGTGCCGGGTGATGTCGGCCCGGCCCCTGGCGCCCTCCGGCGTGGGCAGCAGCGGGTAGTCGTGCGGCGACCCCGGCTCGACGTGCACGACGAGGTCGGCGTCGGCCGGGGCCAGCTCGCGCAGCCGGTCGCAGTCGGCGCGGCAGATGTCGTGCGACCCGACCAGCACCAGGGTCGGCGGCAGGTCCCCGAGCGGGCCGAAGAGCGGGCTGACGGACGGGTCGGCCGGGTCGAGGCCACCGGCCCACTGCCGGGCGATGGGCCGCATCCCGGCCGGCGTGAGCCACGGGTCCTGGCGCGCGAGGCGCTCGACCTCGGGGTTCCCCAGCGACAGGTCCAGCCAGGGCGCGACCAGGGTGAGCCCGGCGACCAGCCCGTCACCGCGGTGCCGCTGGGCCATGAGCAGGGCGAGGGTGCCCCCGGCCGAGTCGCCGACCAGGTACAGCGGCGCCTCCTCGCCCAGCCGCGCCGTCGCCGCGTCCAGGAAGCGCCACGCGTCGGTGTGCACGGCCGCCGGCGCGAGCGGGTAGCGCGGCACGTGGACCGTGCGCCCGGTCGACTCCACCAGGTGCTCGACGAGCCCCCAGTGCTGGGCCTGGATGCCGTTGATGAAGGCTCCGCCGTGCAGCAGCACCAGCGCGCCAGGGCCCTCGCCGGACCCGGAGACCGTCACCAGCTCGCCCCCGTCGAACGACGCCGTGGTGGCGCGGGCGGCGAGCCCTTCGGGCACGGGCGCCGCCGGGTAGCCGTGGGCCATGCTGTGCCGCCCGGCCTCGACGGTGCGGTAACGATGCTTGCGGGTGGCCCGGAGCCGCGCCCGGGCCACCAGCGTCTGCCAGCTGGTCATGCGTGGCCCCCGGTCATCCCGGGA
Proteins encoded in this window:
- a CDS encoding acVLRF1 family peptidyl-tRNA hydrolase, encoding MSTRVVEVGPDRYDRWRERFDANNEGGPQRVVGVTRFPHDPLALLLVRRGGYAVGTATGSGLTTHKSGTRYVQSRTAAGGWSQQRFARRRGNQADELVGAVTEHAVRLLRGSGARGLVLGGDRTLAEAVLDDDRLAGLRDLPRRELYDLPDPRLAVLEQALARARAVRVTIEE
- a CDS encoding ABC-F family ATP-binding cassette domain-containing protein, yielding MITAAAVELRAGSRLLLDGATFRVAPGDRIGLVGRNGAGKTTLTKTLAGVTQPAAGTVTRSGEVGYLPQDPRTGDLHMTARDRVLSARGLDTIVRDLRAAEHSMAVETGEKQERAMRRYGRLDAEFTAAGGYAAESEAAQIAAALGLEERHLDQEIGTLSGGQRRRVELTRILFSGAETLLLDEPTNHLDADSVAWLRDHLKGYRGGLVVISHDVDLLGVVVNKVFHLDANRGELDQYNLGWKAYLQQRETDERRRKRERANAEKKAGALMAQADKMRAKATKTVAAQNMARRAERLLEGLEADRAHDKVAKLRFPKPSPCGKTPLRASGLSRSYGSSEVFTDVDLAIDRGSRVVVLGLNGAGKTTLLRLLAGVDTPDTGQVEPGHGLKLGYYAQEHENLDVGRTVLENMKSAAPELGETEVRKVLGSFLFSGDDVLKPAGVLSGGEKTRLSLALLVVSSANVLLLDEPTNNLDPASRDEILGALSTYEGAVVLVTHDEGAVDALEPERILLLPDGVEDLFNADYRELVTLA
- a CDS encoding PPOX class F420-dependent oxidoreductase, with protein sequence MDDTWTRVGDEDFVSLTTFRRNGIPVATPVWVAHSGDGSLVVTTPTGSGKVKRLRHNPEVELRPCSRRGTVPEGAPVVLGRAVVEESAETEAHAHRILAAKYKLQFRLVMGIERVMRRGHTDRVILRITPRG
- a CDS encoding DUF1801 domain-containing protein; protein product: MKETVAERRARAKGAKAEDDVAAVLAAIAKMADDDRALCARLHEVITGAAPDLAPRTWYGMPAYAKDGKVLLAVKNSGKFGMRYTSLEFQDVARLDDGSMWPVSWAVQELTTAGEKQVADLVRRAVG
- the ypfJ gene encoding KPN_02809 family neutral zinc metallopeptidase, with protein sequence MSFNENARLDTSQVSGGGGGGGAPGGLVVGGGLGGIIITILLLVFGIDPSSIPTGGGTSDPGQVQAGGSTDSSAFSDCRTGADANARVECRVVGTVNSVQAFWAGELKSSKYQWQETRTVLYSGQTQSACGTASNEVGPFYCPLDKKVYIDASFFDLLTSRFGADDGALAQEYVVAHEYGHALQDQLGLLNRAQQDPQGAESGSVRTELMADCLAGVWAQHASTVPDAGGTPFLKPLTDTDIQSALSAAAAVGDDTIQKAATGRVTPESWTHGSSKSRQTWFLTGYKSGDLNRCDTFSVPSVES
- a CDS encoding alpha/beta hydrolase fold domain-containing protein, which produces MTSWQTLVARARLRATRKHRYRTVEAGRHSMAHGYPAAPVPEGLAARATTASFDGGELVTVSGSGEGPGALVLLHGGAFINGIQAQHWGLVEHLVESTGRTVHVPRYPLAPAAVHTDAWRFLDAATARLGEEAPLYLVGDSAGGTLALLMAQRHRGDGLVAGLTLVAPWLDLSLGNPEVERLARQDPWLTPAGMRPIARQWAGGLDPADPSVSPLFGPLGDLPPTLVLVGSHDICRADCDRLRELAPADADLVVHVEPGSPHDYPLLPTPEGARGRADITRHVLRTLGAGVRRG
- a CDS encoding metal-sulfur cluster assembly factor; the encoded protein is MTQTSTPSNVADLEEALRDVVDPELGINVVDLGLVYGITVDPQNHAVIDMTLTSAACPLTDVIEDQVQQSLEGLVTGHRINWVWMPPWGPDKITDDGREQLRALGFNI
- a CDS encoding NYN domain-containing protein: MADAPRSTYVLVDGENIDATLGTSILGRRPRPEERPRWERLLQFAQDRWGQPAVGLFFLAANSELPMTFVQALLAIGYRPVPLSGGPGEKVVDIAIQRTLTALKDRDADALLVSNDGDFVGEVEALLDGRRVGVAGFTEFRNHLFAPLVERGLETFDLEYDVAAFNERLPRVRIIPIDEFDPAQFL